The nucleotide window CGAAGACGACGGTCAGCCCGGGGCTCAGAGCCTTCTCCAGCCAGGGCTGGTTGAAGAAGGCGATCTTCATCGACTGCCGGCCGTCGTGGACGACGACCTCGGTGATGGTGCCGCGGCGCTGCTTCATCCGCCGGGTGCTCACCGTGATCACCTCGGCCTGGATGATCGCGGTCTCCCCCAGCGGCAGCGCACCGAGTTCGGTCCGCTCCCCCGGCACGAGGTAGCGCCGGGGGAAGAACCGGAACAGATCGGTCACAGAGTGCACCCCGCGCGTGGCGAGGTTCTTCCGATCGCTCGGCCGGAAGTTGTCCTCGAGCCGGGTCGTCATTCGACCCCCATGATCACGAGCACCCCGGAGTCCCTGGCGTCGATGTCCTGGAAGTGGACGTTGTCGTGGGATTTCTGGATCCAGTCCCGCAGGTGGTCGAGCACCTCGGGGGCGCAGTCGGGGCCGTGGACGACGGTGAGCAGCTCTCCCCCGGCGCCGAGCAGACGGTCGGCGAGTTTGACGGCCAGGGTGGACAGCTCCGTGCTCTGCGTCTTCGCCTTGCCCTCGATGAACACCCGGTAGAACTGTGCCGGGTGGGCAGCCGCGACGGAACGCTCGGCATGGTCGTCCCCCGGCCGCCCGGCAGGACCGTCGGTCGCCTCGGCGACGACCGGCAGCACCCCGGTCGGCGGGTTCGCGGCGAGCTGTTCGGCCGAGAGGATCGTGCCGACCCGGGTCCCGGCCGCAGCCTCGGTCATATCGGCGAAGATCTCCTCGGCCGGGGCGAAGGGATCGTAGACGGCCAGAGCCGAGAGCAGGGTGGCGACATTGCGTGAGCGCACGATCTGCGCGCTGAGTCCTGTCAGTGCTTTGAGCGCCGAGGTGGAGCTGGGGATGACGATGACCGGCCGCTCCTCGACGGCGATGATCTCCGCCATCGACTCCCGCAGCTCGCCGACGGCCGGAGTCAGCGCCGTGGCCCCGTTGAGGGCTGTGTGCATGAGCAGCCCAGTGCCCTGGACGAGGGCGATGAGCTTCGTCTCGCCTTCTTCCTCGTGCAGCCGCAGATCCTCCATGTCCAGGCGGGCGATCCCGTACCCGCCGAGGTGGTCGATGACGGTGGCGGCGGTCGTTTCGTCGGCGACGTGGACGTGGACCTTGAGTGCGTTGACGACGATCGAGCTCCCGCCGAGGCGGTCGAGTTCGTCCGCGAGATCGGCCGGTGGCTCGCTTGCGAGGATCGCGACGATCTCGAGCTCCTCGGCCGTGGCCTCGTGGATGATCTTCGGGGCGCGGGCCACCTCGGTGAGCATCGAATCCTGTGGGGTGCGGCCGGACACTGTCGCGTAGAGGAGGTCGAAGAGTTCGACGATTCCGGTCGAGCCGGCGTCGACGACTTCGGCTTCGCGCAGCACGGTGAGCTGACCGGTGGTCTCGCGCAGAGCCGAGCGCGAGCGTTCCCGCACGGCCGCGATGACGGTGACGAGGTCGGCTCCGGCATCGGCATGCTCGCGGGCTTCGGTGGCCATGGCGTCGAGCACGGTGAGCATCGTGCCGTCGACGGGGCGGGCGACGGCGGCCCGGGCCCGGTCGGAGGCGGTCTCCAGCGCGGCGGCCATCGCGTCGGCGGTGGCGACCGTGACCTCGGCCAGAGCATCGGCCACACCTTGGAGTGCGACGGCGAGGATGAGCCCGGAGTTGCCGCGCGCTCCTCGCCCGGCACCGGCGGCCAATGCTGCGACGACGTGCGGGAGGGTGACGGGTCCGGTGAGCTCCTCGACGGCGAGGTAGGCCGAGCGCAGCGTGTGGTACATGTTCGTGCCGGTGTCGCCGTCGGGGACGGGGAAGA belongs to Brevibacterium spongiae and includes:
- a CDS encoding DAK2 domain-containing protein: MSNAISLNGRLAARWARRAVDRLRKERNEIDELNVFPVPDGDTGTNMYHTLRSAYLAVEELTGPVTLPHVVAALAAGAGRGARGNSGLILAVALQGVADALAEVTVATADAMAAALETASDRARAAVARPVDGTMLTVLDAMATEAREHADAGADLVTVIAAVRERSRSALRETTGQLTVLREAEVVDAGSTGIVELFDLLYATVSGRTPQDSMLTEVARAPKIIHEATAEELEIVAILASEPPADLADELDRLGGSSIVVNALKVHVHVADETTAATVIDHLGGYGIARLDMEDLRLHEEEGETKLIALVQGTGLLMHTALNGATALTPAVGELRESMAEIIAVEERPVIVIPSSTSALKALTGLSAQIVRSRNVATLLSALAVYDPFAPAEEIFADMTEAAAGTRVGTILSAEQLAANPPTGVLPVVAEATDGPAGRPGDDHAERSVAAAHPAQFYRVFIEGKAKTQSTELSTLAVKLADRLLGAGGELLTVVHGPDCAPEVLDHLRDWIQKSHDNVHFQDIDARDSGVLVIMGVE